The following is a genomic window from Photobacterium sp. GJ3.
GTTTACACAGGCGCAGATTGTCAGTCTGGCGAAAGCGAACATTGACCCGGCTGATCTGGCGGGTGTTGATGGCAGTCATCCACCGGATCTGGATAACCTGCAGTCCGATGTGCTGGGCATCGGCGGCGGTATTGTGGATGTGGGTCTGGCCATGGGGAAATCATTTGCGATTCCAACGGTGTCTTTACCTGAGCAGACTGTTTCTGTCGGCCTGTCACCAAAAATTCAGCAGCTGATTGCAGTCAGTTTCCAAAACACGGTGAGTCAGTTTGATGACAGTGACTTCAGCTTTGAAGATGAGTACCGTGATGACACGGCATTTAACCTGGACTTCGGTCTGGCGTATCAGCCAATGCCATCAGTAACCGTTGGTTTCAGTGGCCGGAACCTGTTCAAACAAGAACTGGAAACCAACACGCCGGCATCTCCGGCGGGTCTGGCGGGTAAATTCACCAGCAAAACCTTACTGGTTGAGCCGAAATACACCCTGGGCGTTGCCTATGAAAACAGCTGGTTTACTGCCGCTGCGGATGTGGATCTGAACGAACAGAAATATTTCAAAGAGTTTGATCTGGCGACTCAGTATGCCCGCTTGGGGATGGAGCTGAACGGTTGGGATTGGATTCAGCTGCGTGCCGGTTATAGCCTGAGTCTGACCGATTCTGCGGAAGACACGGTCAGTGCCGGCTTGGGTCTGAGTCCGTTCGGTGTGGTGGCGGTTGATCTGGCGCTGCAATATGGTCAGGACAATAACTACGGCGGTGCGCTGCAGTTCGCCTTTACCATGTAATACCAATCGCAGTAAATCATTGCTCATCCTAGCTTGTTCAAATGCTCGACAACTGCGTTAGATTTTTTGATTGTAGAATAACTACTTATCTAAAAAATCCGCCTTGTTCTCAAACATTTTTCCGACGCTATTTCTGATCACTGACTTACTTTGATTGGTATAAAGCAACCTGAAGCCTGATAGAAAAACCCGCCAGACGATCGGCGGGTTTTTTCGTTTAAGCGGTTTTGATGCTTTGCGTCGCAGTACTGGACGGCGATCAGGCCGTTTTCATCACCACTACGGCGGCAATCACGACAAAGATGCCTGCCCAGCCCAGTGGGGTCAGCCGTTGCTTGAACAATACGGAGCCGCCGATGGCTGTGCCCAGAATGCCAATTGCGCCCCATGAAGCATAAGCCACCGCCAGATCAATCTCTTTGACCGCCTGAACCAGTAAAGTAAATGCCGTCAGAACCAGCACAATTGATGTGGCACCCCAGAGCCGGTGTTTGAATCCGTCTGAACGGGTCAGGGCCATATTTGCCGCAATATCGACGATGGCCGCCAGCAGCACAAAACCAAACGATAAGGTAAAAAACTGGTTCATGACAGACTCCTGGAGGCCGACGCACAACTTGCAGAAGATGTATCCTGATCTTGCTCCGGCTGCGACTCACCCAATGTCACCATCACAATCCCCACGACTGCCAGGCCCAGGCCCAGCAGTTCCTGCAGACTCAGATCAGCGTCAAAGACAAACAGTGAGACCAGCGTGATCAGTGCAATGCCGAGTCCTTCCCAGACTGCATAGGCCACACCGATGGCGATTTTTTTCGCGGCCAGCGACAGAAAGTAATAAGACACCGTGATCAGGAGATACATCACGCCGTATCCCCAAAGTGAATTTTCCTCTCCGATCAGATTCATGGTGCTGGTGCCGGCCACTTCAGAGGTGATGGCCAACAGCAGAAAGATTCGTGCAATAAACATGCTATACCTGCCAATGAATGAACATTAATGGATAGCAAAGGATTGCCAGGCCACACAGCGAATTGAGACCAGTTGAAGATTCAGGCCGAGATAACGGGCAATGCTTTGCAATACCAGGCAAGATTAGCCGTTGGCCAGAAAGGGGAACAGGTATATGAGATATTCAATTATGAATATCACTCAACTTTGATGGGTCCCGCTTGAAAACATTTCTTTATGACTCGATGTAAATGCTGGTGGAGCGGATGATTGCGGTTGGACTGGACAAAACCGCCGGAAATCACAAAGTCACTGAATTCGCGGTTGACGGCTGGCATCGGGTAGGCGGCCAGCGCCGGAAACAGCCGGATGGTGCTCGTGCTGGCATACATAATGGCATCCGTATCCAGCAGCATTTGGGCTGCCAAACGCAGATTATACGTTTTCAGCAATACCCGCGGCTGGTAACCCATGCGCTGATATTCCGACTCGACGGTGCACAACGGGTTGTATGAGGCCGGTGCCGGCAGGGAAATGATCGGCAACTGCGAGACCGTCTCCCAGTCATTCACATCTTGATGTTGCGACAAAGTCGGATGGTTCTTCCGTGCCACAATCATTCGCTTTTCGGTAAAGAGCGGCCGCATATAGAGATCTTTGGGCAGCTCGGTTTCCTGATCCAGCATGCAGTAGTCGTGCTGCCCATCCAGCATTTCATCCTGGCTGTAACTGTTCCAGTTCGAAAAGGTAAAGGTTGCCTTCGGGAACGACTGATGGCAGACCCGCAACAGTTGCTGGCCCTGTTCATCCAGCAGGTATGGATCCACCACCAGTGATAAATGGCCGTCATACTCGGCTGCGCTGAAGTCCTCAAACTCCTTCAGCACTTTTTCGATCGGCGCCAGAATGTTGTCGAACTCCTCCGCCAGCCGCAACGCCATTGGGGAAGGCTCTACCCCATGGGGCTTCCGGACAAACAGCGGATCATTCAGCGTGGCTTTTAAACGCGCAATTCCCCGGCTGGCACTGGGCTGAGAGATCCCCAACTGCATGGCGGCTACTTTAATACTCTTGTGCTCAACCACGGCTTTGAGCAAGCGCATGAGATTCAAATCCAGCGTATCGAGTTGATGGGCCATGCAGACACCTGATAGATCAACAGAAAAAGTGATTTGATGATTGTAATGGCTTGCGGCGGTCCGGTCACGGGGAACGCGTGGCATCGTGATTCAGGCGTTATCTGATGCCGTTGATTAGGCATGAAAGACTGGATCAAGATGCCCGTGGGTGGTGTACTCGCAGAAACAGATATCCGGGATTAGAATCTTCTCGGGTTGTGCGTCTTTGATTTGCCGGATCCCCGGCAGCGCAGCAATCTCTTTCGGCGATGTGATGTTTTCTTCAATAAACACCGGCTGGATCAGATCGCGGACAGAAAGTCTGTTTTCGCGAACCAGCTGGCGGATGAGTGTATTGGTTCTCAGGCGTCGTGGCCCCCGTCTTCTTCAGATCAGACAGGTTTGGGTGCAATTGGGACATGGAAGAGGTGAACGAGCCGATGAAGGTGTGCACAGGCCAGTAAAAAAGCGATACACCAAAAACAGTGTATCGCTTTCTTTTTATTTGCAGATGTCAGTTGCTGGAAGCGTCCATCAACGCATAGTCACAAACTCTTCCGAGCCAGTTGGGTGGATGGCAACCACGCTGTCGAAGTCGGCTTTGGTGGCGCCCATCTTCATGGCGACGCCGAAGCCCTGGATCATTTCGTCTACGGTGAAGCCGATGCCGTGCAGGCCGACCACAGTTTCTTCCGGACCGGCACAGACCAGCTTCATCTTACAGGGCTGGCGGTTGCTGGTGACGGCGGTGTACATGGCCGTAAAGCCAGACTGGTACACTTTCACGTTGTCTTCGCCGTACTGAGCGATGGCTTCCTGCTCTGTCAGGCCGATGGTGCCGATTGGTGGGTGGCTGAAGACCACGGTTGGCACCAGTTTGTAGTCCATTTTGGCTTCTGGCTTGTTGTTGAACAGGCGCTCAGACAGCTGACGGCCCGCTTTGACGGCTACAGGCGTCAGCTCAATGCCGCCGTCCATGATGTCGCCCACGCAGTAAATACCCGGTACGTTGGTTTGCTGGTATTCATCGACCTTGATGTAGCCTTTGTCTGTGGTCGCAACGCCTGTCGCTTCCAGATTGATTTTGTGTGTCACCGGATGGCGGCCAATCGCCCAGATCAGCAGGTCGGTGTTGTGAGACTCGCCATTTTCGAAATGCAGGGTGATGCTGCCGTCGGCTTCTTTCACCACTTCTTTTGGCACCGAGTGCGTGTGCAGTGTCGGGCCTTCGGTGTTCATGACATCAACCAGCGTCTCGACGATCAGCGGATCGAAGCTGCGCAGCGGTGATTCTTTTCGCACGAACAGGTGGGTGTCGGTTCCCAGGGCGTTCAGCACACCGGCGATCTCAACAGCAATGTAACCGGCACCAATCACGGCAGCCCGCTTTGGCTGCGCATTGAGCTCAAAGAAGCCGTTGGAATCAATGCCGTGCTCTGCGCCCGGAATGTTCGGAATCGTCGGCTCGCCACCCACGGCGATCAGAATGTGATCTGCGGTGTAGTGCTGGCCGTTCACTTCAACGGTTTTGGCGTCGACGAACTTCGCGAAACCATTGATGACTTCGATTTTGTTTTTGCCCAAAACATTGTCGTAAGCCTGATGAATACGGCCGATGTAGGCTTCACGGCTTTCGACCAGAGTGGACCAATTGAAGTTTTTCACTTCAACGTCGAAGCCGTAATCTTTGGCATACAGATGCATGGCTTCTGCAATCTGAGCGCCGTGCCACATTACTTTTTTCGGTACACAACCGACGTTGACACAAGTTCCGCCCAAGGCTTTGGCTTCAATCAGCGCGACTTTTGCGCCGTACATTGCAGCACGGTTTGCTGAGGCAATCCCGCCGCTGCCGCCACCAATACAGATGTAATCAAAATGCGTTGCCATGACTTTTCTCTCTATGCTGTGAAATCTTAGCTGGACGACAGTGTATACCTAAGTCGCCTTCAGATGCTAGGTTCGGGGAAACGGACGTTGGTGTCGTGGAACGGGCTGTGATCTTGCGGGGAAGAAGCAAAGGGGATAACCATCCGGTGCCTGCCAGTTTAGATTCGGCACCGGATCATCTGCGGGTAACGGATTATTCCGGTACCACCCAGCGCAGCGTAGTGTGACCACGGGTGGGAGCAATCACAGACTGCAGCCACGGCAGTAGGGTCGCCATCTGGCTTTCCAGTTTCCATGGCGGGTTAATCACGATCATGCCGGAAGCGGTCATGCCACGTTCTTCGGTATCGGGCTCTACACCGAGCTCGATTTGCAGAATTTTGCGGATGCCGAGATCTTCCAGTCCGGCCAGCATGGCGTCGATGTTGCTGCGATACACCACTGGATACCAGATCGCATAAGTGCCGGTGGCCCAGCGATGAACGCTTTCATCGATGGCATCCACCACATCCATGTATTCGTGCTTGAGCTCATAAGGCGGGTCGATCAGCACCAGCCCGCGGCGTTCTTTCGGTGGCAGGCTGGCCTTGAGGCGGGCAAAACCGTCTTCTTTATAAATGCGGACCTGACGATCGCCCCGGAATTCCTGCAGCAGCAGCGGGAAATCGGTCGGATGCAGCTCAGAGAGCACCATGCGATCCTGTTCGCGGATCTGGGCGCGGGCAACTTTCGGCGAGCCCGGATAATAGCGCAGGGTGTCGCCGTTATTCAGTACGCGGATGGCATCAAGATAAGATGCCAGCGCTTCAGGCAGATCGTCACGTTGCCATACCCGGGCGATCCCTTGCAGGAACTCACCGGTTTTTTCGCTGCGCTCGTCCTGCAAATCGTAGCGGCCGACGCCGGAATGGGTGTCGTGGTAAACAAAAGGTTTTTCCTTTTGTTTGAGTGCATCCAGAATCAGACTCTGAACGATATGCTTGAGCACGTCGGCATGATTGCCAGCATGAAAACTGTGACGGTAACTGAGCATGGGGAACTCTGCGGTGTTGAAAAAGAGGCTATTATGGCGCAAAAAGCGGGAATATCCAGCGGGTTGTAGCAGCAGATCTGAAGTTGCCGCTAAACTTAATCCGGAAAAGGATTGAAATTGTCCTGAAGAAGACACACTTAGTCAGGAAGCAGATAAATAAAGGATGCCCCATGTCGAACCCATTTCTGACCATGACGGACTTGCCGCCGTTTTCGCAACTCAAACCCGAACACATTTTTCCTGCCGTCGAGCAGGCGATTCAGGATTGCCGGAACAAAGTCGAGGAAGTCCTGGCCAGCGGAGAGGCGCCAAGCTGGGACAGCATTTGTGCACCACTGGCCGAAGTCGATGACCGGCTGGGCCGCATCTGGTCGCCGGTGAGCCACCTGAACGGGGTGAAGAACAGCCCTGAACTGCGTGAAGCCTATGAAAGCTGCCTGCCGATGCTGTCGGATTACAGCACCTGGCTGGGCCAGCACAAAGGCTTGTACGAAGCCTATAAAAGCATTCGCCAGAATGAAGACTTTGCTGCATTGTCTCCAGCGAAGCAAAAATCCATCACGGATGCGCTGAAAGAATTTGAACTCTCCGGGATTGGCCTGCCCGCGGCAGAGCAGCACCGCTATGGCGAGATCAGCAAGCGTTTGTCTGAGCTATCGTCGACCTTCAGCAACAATGTGCTCGATGCCACGATGGGCTGGAGCAAGCTGGTGAAAGACGACAGTGCGTTGTCCGGGATGCCGGAGTCAGCACTTCAGGCGGCAGCCGCTGCGGCTGAAGCCAAAGGGGAAACCGGCTACCTGCTGACGCTGGAAATTCCGTCTTACCTGCCGGTGGTGACTTACTGTGACAACCGCGAGCTGCGCCGCGAGATGTATGAAGCTTTTGTGACCCGCGCATCTGACCGGGGACCGAATGCGGGCAAATGGGACAATAGCGAAATCATCGCGGAAAAACTGAAACTGACCCATGAGCTGGCGCGCCTGCTTGGTTTTAATACTTACAGTGAAAAATCGCTGGCAACTAAAATGGCGGAATCAACCGATCAGGTGCTGGGTTTCCTGAATGATCTGGCTGCCCGGGCTAAGCCGCAGGGTGAGAAAGAGGTCGCTGAATTGCGTGCCTTTGCCCGTGAGGAATTTGGTGCGGATGATCTGGAACCCTGGGATATTGCCTATTACGCTGAAAAACTGAAACAGCACCGCTACAGCATCTCGGATGAGCAGCTGCGCCCTTACTTCCCGGAGCAGAAAGTGGTGTCCGGGCTGTTTGAAGTACTCAAGCGTGTCTTCGGCATGACAGTGACTGAACGTGAAGGCGTGGATGTCTGGGATCCGAGTGTGCGTTTCTACGATATCTTTGATGCCAGTGGTGCGCTGCGTGGAAGCTTCTATCTGGATCTCTATGCCCGTGAGCACAAGCGCGGCGGTGCCTGGATGGATGAGTGCATTGTCCGCCGTGTTCGTCAGGACGGCAGCCTGCAACATCCGGTCGCGTATCTGACCTGTAACTTCAATAAACCGGTCGGTAACAAACCCGCGCTGTTTACGCATGACGAAGTGGTGACGCTGTTCCACGAAACAGGCCATGGTATTCACCATATGCTGACGCAGGTGGAAGAGTCTGCCGTTTCCGGCATTAATGGTGTGCCTTGGGATGCGGTGGAACTGCCAAGTCAGTTCCTGGAAAACTGGTGCTGGGAAGAAGAAGCACTGGCCTTCATTTCCGGTCATTACGAAACCGGTGAGCCGTTGCCTTCTGAGCTGCTGGAGAAAATGCTGGCGGCCAAGAACTTCCAGTCGGCCATGGGGATGCTGCGTCAGCTGGAGTTCGGTTTGTTCGACTTCAGCCTCTACACCAACTATGACCCTGAAGTCGGCGCACAGGTTCTGGATACGCTGGCAAGTATCAAACGTCAGGTGTCCGTGGTGCCGAGCCCGGAATGGGGCCGCTTCCCGAACAGCTTCAGCCATATCTTTGCGGGTGGTTACAGCGCAGGTTATTACAGCTATCTGTGGGCGGAAGTTTTGTCTTCAGATGCTTATTCGCGCTTCGAGGAAGAAGGGATATTCAATCCGCAAACCGGCGCTGATTTCCTGAACTGTATTCTGGAACGTGGCGGCAGTGAAGAACCGATGGCGCTGTTCAAACGCTTCCGGGGCCGTGAGCCGAAGATTGACGCCCTGCTGCGTCACAGTGGCATCACAGGTTAAGCGGTTCACAAGAGAACGAGACAGAAAAGGCTCCTGCAAAGGAGCCTTTTTTCATGGGGATAACAGTCAATCCGATCAGCTTGCTTCGCTGATTTGCAGTGGCCAGCCCAGATCGGTCTGACGATGGGCTTCTTGCTGTAATTCTGCATTGGTGAGCGGATTGGCCGCCAGCCAGGCCTGAGGGACAACCAGCGTGAGCTGATTGTCGTCTACGGTCAGATGTGCCGGAGGCTGATGCTGACTGTCGCGGCGATGGCACAAAATCACGGCCAGACGCAGCAGACGCAGGATGTGGACCGCCTGAATCGCAGGCATGGCATGTTGTTCCGGCAGGCTGGTCAGGTTGTCGCGGTAGCGGCGCAGCACTTCACCCAGCAGATGCTTCTGGGCCCGGGTAAAGCCGGGCAGATCCAGATGCTGGATCAGATAGGCAGCATGGTCACCACTTTGCTTGAAGCCAATCCCGGTGCCAATTTCATGCAGCAGCGCACTGGCCTGAAGCAGCGAGCGGGCTTGAATGTCCGATTGCCACACGGGTTGGCAGTCATCCAGTAATGCCAGTGCAGTGTCCGCCACTGTCGCCGCGTGATGCGTGTCGATCTGGTAACGAACCTGCAGGCTGTTCAGTGTTCGGCAACGGACATCGTCCTGACACATCTGCTGGCTCATCATGTCGTACACCATGCCTTCCCGCAGTGCACCACCGGCCAGGGTCATGGTCTGAATGCCCAGCGTTTCGAACAGGGCGATCAGAATCGACAGGCCGCTGGGGAAAACCAGCGCCCGTTCCAGCGTCAGCCCTTCGATATCGAGATCTTCCAGCCGTTCATACTGCATGGCCTGACGTTGCAGCCGTTTGAGTTTGGCCAAGGTGATCAGCTCATCCATGCCCTGCGCAAGCATAATTTCCTGCAGGGCCTGAACCGTGCCGCTGGCACCGACACAGTGATCCCAGCCCAGATCGCAATACGGCTCGACAATCGGGGCAATGGCATCTTTGGCTGCCTGAATGGCAGAACTGAAGTTTTCTGCGCTTAGGTGGCGGTCTTTGAAATAGCCTTCCAGCCAGGTGACACAGCCGATTTGCAGGCTGGTCAGCGCCCGGGCATCAAAGCCTTCCCCGATAATGACCTCGGTACTGGCACCGCCGATATCGACGACCAGACGTTTCCCCTGACCACCGGAGGTATGGGCAACCCCCTGATAGATGATTCGTGCTTCCTCTTCCCCCGGAATGATTTCAATCGGGTGGTTGAGGATATCCGTCGCTCTGGAAAGAAAGTCGTCCGCATTGACTGCGGTTCTCAGGGCCGCTGTCCCCACAATCCGGATCCGTTCGGCCGGGATATCCTGCAGACGTTCGGCGAACATGGCCAGACATTCCCAGCCGCGCTGCATCGCTTCCTGACTCAGGACATTCTGGCTGTTCAGGCCAGCCGCGAGCCGGACTTTCCGCTTGATCTTGGCCAGCGTATGCACGCTGCCTGCGACTTCGCGCACGATCCACATGTGGAAACTGTTGGAGCCCAAATCAATGGCTGCATACAGCGGAGATACGACACAACTTTCCATGGCGTCTTCTTCAGTTACTGCGTTTTCTGTGGGGCACGACGGCGGTTACGCTGACGACCCTGTCCTTGTCCCTGACCCTGACGGGAGCCGCTGTTACTGCGACGTCCGCCGTTCTGGCGAGGTGAGCGCTGTACTTTAACCGGCGGCGGCAAATCGTCCAGCAGTGCACTCGGGTCGTAATTCGAACGTGGAATAGCATGCTCGATATACGTTTCGATGGCTGGCAGATTGTGCGAATAGACTTCACAGGCAAAGCTGATGGAATTGCCGAAGGCGCCCGCACGGCCGGTCCGGCCAATCCGGTGCACGTAATCTTCCGCATCGTCAGGCAGATCGTAGTTAAATACGTGGGTCACCTGAGGAATATGCAGACCCCGTGCAGCGACATCTGTTGCAACCAGAATGTCGACTTCACCTTGGGTGAACTGTTCCAGAATGCGCACGCGTTTCTTCTGCGGAACGTCACCGGTCAGTAGTCCGACGCGATGATTATCCGCTTCCAGGTGAGCCCAGATGTTTTCACAGCTGTGCTTGGTGTTGGCAAAAATGATGGCACGATCCGGCCAGTCTTCTTCAATCAGCGTCTGCAACAGAGACATTTTGTCCTGATTAGACGGATAGAACAGCTCTTCCTGAATGCGGTGACCGGTTTTCTGATCCGGTTCAACCACAACGTTTTCCGGCGTATTCATGTGTTCGAATGCCAGCTCTTTCACCCGGTAAGACAGGGTTGCGGAGAACAGCATATTCAGACGCGCTTTTGGTGTTGGCATCTGACGGAACAGGAAACGAATGTCTTTGATAAAGCCCAGATCGAACATCCGGTCCGCTTCATCTAGCACCACAACCTGAATGCTTTTCAGATCAATGACACGCTGCTTGTAGAAATCGATGATCCGGCCGCAGGTACCGATCAGAATATCGACGCCATTTTCCAGATGCTGTTTTTGTTTCTCGTACGCTTCGCCACCATAGGCCAGGCCTGCGGTCAGTCCTGTACTTTTGAGCAGTGGGGCTGCATCATTGTAAATCTGAATTGCCAGTTCCCGTGTAGGTGCCATAATGATTGCACGGGGCTGATTGGTTTTTCGCTCCTCAGATGCTGGTGTCAGCATTAAATGGTTAAAGGTGGCCGTCAGGAAGGCCAGGGTCTTGCCAGTCCCTGTCTGCGCCTGACCAGCAATATCACGGCCGGAGAGCACTACCGGCAATGCCAGGGCCTGGATCGGGGTACAATAATGGAACCCTTTGTCTTCCAGCCCTTGTAAAACCTGAGGGTGTAGCCCCAGATCGGCAAATTTCTGCTCTGTGATGTGAGTCGTCTTCATTCGTATAGAATATCAGCTTAGGGTTGCAATACGAAACGTATTCAATTCAAATAGGGCATCGATTTGCTGGTTAAAATAGAATCAGCGTTGAAAATCAACCATTGGAGTGGAAGATGAGCGACAAGATTGTGCAGCTGACAGACGCAAGTTTTGATAACGATGTGATTAATGCTGCAGGCCCAGTTTTAGTCGATTTTTGGGCTGAGTGGTGCGGACCATGTAAAATGATCGCGCCTATTCTTGACGAAATCGCAGATGAGTACGCAGGTAAACTGACGATTGGTAAGTTGAACATTGATCACAATGCAACAACCCCACCAAAGTTTGGTATCCGCGGTATTCCGACCCTGCTGCTGTTCAAGGACGGCGCAGTGGCAGCGACCAAAGTGGGCGCATTGTCCAAGACGCAACTGAAAGAGTTTCTTGACGCCAATCTGTAATTGGCAGAATTGAGACCTGGACCGCGTACAATGCCTCATTGTGCGCGGTGTCATTTCAGCGTACTAGACGACCGCCTGCTTTAGTGCTAAGTTATTGCACGTTAATTATACGACAGTTCATTTCTTGACCAGCCCCATTGGTCAAAGCTTTTCTCAATTATCAATTAACCATAGAACCCCTAATTTGACTGACAAGAAACCCACCACTATGAATCTTACAGAACTGAAGAACCAGCCTATTTCCAAGTTGGTTGCGCTCGGCGAAAGCTTGGGACTCGAAAACCTAGCGCGTTTGAGAAAACAGGACATCATCTTCGCAATTCTCAAGCAGCACGCCAAAAGTGGTGAGGATATATTCGGCGATGGGGTTCTGGAAATTCTGCAAGACGGCTTCGGCTTTTTGCGCAGCGCAGACAGCTCTTACCTGGCCGGCCCGGATGACATCTATGTCTCGCCAAGCCAGATTCGCCGCTTCAACCTGCGTACCGGTGATACCATTTCAGGTAAAATCCGGCCACCCAAAGACGGTGAACGCTATTTCGCCCTGCTGAAAGTCAACGAAGTAAACCACGACAAACCTGACAACGCCCGCAACAAGATCCTATTCGAAAACCTGACACCGCTGCATGCAAACGATCGCATGCGTATGGAACGCGGTAACGGCTCTACTGAAGACATCACTGCACGTGTTCTGGATCTGGCCTCACCGATTGGTAAAGGTCAGCGTGGTCTGATCGTGGCACCGCCGAAAGCGGGTAAAACCATGTTGCTGCAGAACATTGCACAGAGCATTGCTTATAACCACCCAGAGTGTGAGCTGATGGTGCTGCTGATTGACGAGCGTCCGGAAGAAGTTACCGAGATGCAGCGTCTGGTGAAAGGTGAGGTGGTTGCCTCGACTTTTGATGAGCCGGCATCCCGTCACGTTCAGGTGGCTGAAATGGTCATCGAGAAAGCCAAGCGCCTGGTTGAGCACAAGAAAGATGTGGTGATCCTGCTGGACTCGATTACACGTCTGGCTCGTGCCTACAACACCGTGGTGCCATCCTCCGGTAAAGTACTGACCGGTGGTGTCGATGCCAACGCCCTGCATCGTCCGAAGCGTTTCTTCGGTGCGGCACGGAATGTTGAAGAAGGCGGTAGCCTGACCATCATCGCAACCGCGCTGGTCGATACCGGTTCGAAGATGGACGAAGTGATCTACGAAGAATTTAAAGGGACAGGTAACATGGAATTGCACCTGTCTCGTAAGATTGCCGAGAAACGTGTATTCCCTGCGATTGATTTCAACCGCTCAGGGACTCGTCGTGAAGAGCTGCTGGCCAAGCCGGACGAGCTGCAGAAGATGTGGATCCTGCGCAAGATTGTTCATCCGATGTCTGAAACCGACAGCATGGAATTTTTGATTGATAAGCTGTCGATGACCAAGACCAATGATGAGTTCTTCGACGCGATGCGTCGTCAGAAGTCCTGATAACTCTGGCTTCATGTCACACTTCATTAAAACGCCACCTTGTGTGGCGTTTTTTTATTGCTGATAATATTCGAGGAACTACTCAATAGGGATAG
Proteins encoded in this region:
- the traF gene encoding conjugal transfer protein TraF; protein product: MMKIQLQGLSLAVAAALSVSSFSTQAAVNGADARSVAMGGTGVASASYLTASFYNPALVAHYDKNDDFGVLLPAVGVSLHDPDDLNQKVDDFQDVNDQLEAAINNSGGAPVSDALVNQWKAALMALDEGKLKADLSVGAAVAVPNRYLSMNLFTQAQIVSLAKANIDPADLAGVDGSHPPDLDNLQSDVLGIGGGIVDVGLAMGKSFAIPTVSLPEQTVSVGLSPKIQQLIAVSFQNTVSQFDDSDFSFEDEYRDDTAFNLDFGLAYQPMPSVTVGFSGRNLFKQELETNTPASPAGLAGKFTSKTLLVEPKYTLGVAYENSWFTAAADVDLNEQKYFKEFDLATQYARLGMELNGWDWIQLRAGYSLSLTDSAEDTVSAGLGLSPFGVVAVDLALQYGQDNNYGGALQFAFTM
- a CDS encoding SMR family transporter; this translates as MNQFFTLSFGFVLLAAIVDIAANMALTRSDGFKHRLWGATSIVLVLTAFTLLVQAVKEIDLAVAYASWGAIGILGTAIGGSVLFKQRLTPLGWAGIFVVIAAVVVMKTA
- a CDS encoding SMR family transporter gives rise to the protein MFIARIFLLLAITSEVAGTSTMNLIGEENSLWGYGVMYLLITVSYYFLSLAAKKIAIGVAYAVWEGLGIALITLVSLFVFDADLSLQELLGLGLAVVGIVMVTLGESQPEQDQDTSSASCASASRSLS
- a CDS encoding LysR family transcriptional regulator, giving the protein MAHQLDTLDLNLMRLLKAVVEHKSIKVAAMQLGISQPSASRGIARLKATLNDPLFVRKPHGVEPSPMALRLAEEFDNILAPIEKVLKEFEDFSAAEYDGHLSLVVDPYLLDEQGQQLLRVCHQSFPKATFTFSNWNSYSQDEMLDGQHDYCMLDQETELPKDLYMRPLFTEKRMIVARKNHPTLSQHQDVNDWETVSQLPIISLPAPASYNPLCTVESEYQRMGYQPRVLLKTYNLRLAAQMLLDTDAIMYASTSTIRLFPALAAYPMPAVNREFSDFVISGGFVQSNRNHPLHQHLHRVIKKCFQAGPIKVE
- the gorA gene encoding glutathione-disulfide reductase, which translates into the protein MATHFDYICIGGGSGGIASANRAAMYGAKVALIEAKALGGTCVNVGCVPKKVMWHGAQIAEAMHLYAKDYGFDVEVKNFNWSTLVESREAYIGRIHQAYDNVLGKNKIEVINGFAKFVDAKTVEVNGQHYTADHILIAVGGEPTIPNIPGAEHGIDSNGFFELNAQPKRAAVIGAGYIAVEIAGVLNALGTDTHLFVRKESPLRSFDPLIVETLVDVMNTEGPTLHTHSVPKEVVKEADGSITLHFENGESHNTDLLIWAIGRHPVTHKINLEATGVATTDKGYIKVDEYQQTNVPGIYCVGDIMDGGIELTPVAVKAGRQLSERLFNNKPEAKMDYKLVPTVVFSHPPIGTIGLTEQEAIAQYGEDNVKVYQSGFTAMYTAVTSNRQPCKMKLVCAGPEETVVGLHGIGFTVDEMIQGFGVAMKMGATKADFDSVVAIHPTGSEEFVTMR
- a CDS encoding 23S rRNA (adenine(2030)-N(6))-methyltransferase RlmJ → MLSYRHSFHAGNHADVLKHIVQSLILDALKQKEKPFVYHDTHSGVGRYDLQDERSEKTGEFLQGIARVWQRDDLPEALASYLDAIRVLNNGDTLRYYPGSPKVARAQIREQDRMVLSELHPTDFPLLLQEFRGDRQVRIYKEDGFARLKASLPPKERRGLVLIDPPYELKHEYMDVVDAIDESVHRWATGTYAIWYPVVYRSNIDAMLAGLEDLGIRKILQIELGVEPDTEERGMTASGMIVINPPWKLESQMATLLPWLQSVIAPTRGHTTLRWVVPE
- the prlC gene encoding oligopeptidase A, producing MSNPFLTMTDLPPFSQLKPEHIFPAVEQAIQDCRNKVEEVLASGEAPSWDSICAPLAEVDDRLGRIWSPVSHLNGVKNSPELREAYESCLPMLSDYSTWLGQHKGLYEAYKSIRQNEDFAALSPAKQKSITDALKEFELSGIGLPAAEQHRYGEISKRLSELSSTFSNNVLDATMGWSKLVKDDSALSGMPESALQAAAAAAEAKGETGYLLTLEIPSYLPVVTYCDNRELRREMYEAFVTRASDRGPNAGKWDNSEIIAEKLKLTHELARLLGFNTYSEKSLATKMAESTDQVLGFLNDLAARAKPQGEKEVAELRAFAREEFGADDLEPWDIAYYAEKLKQHRYSISDEQLRPYFPEQKVVSGLFEVLKRVFGMTVTEREGVDVWDPSVRFYDIFDASGALRGSFYLDLYAREHKRGGAWMDECIVRRVRQDGSLQHPVAYLTCNFNKPVGNKPALFTHDEVVTLFHETGHGIHHMLTQVEESAVSGINGVPWDAVELPSQFLENWCWEEEALAFISGHYETGEPLPSELLEKMLAAKNFQSAMGMLRQLEFGLFDFSLYTNYDPEVGAQVLDTLASIKRQVSVVPSPEWGRFPNSFSHIFAGGYSAGYYSYLWAEVLSSDAYSRFEEEGIFNPQTGADFLNCILERGGSEEPMALFKRFRGREPKIDALLRHSGITG